The genomic interval ATTCCGATCACACTGAAGATCAGAATCGTTGCGAGTTTGCTCATTTCCAGTTGTTCAACGAACTTGAAATGCACAAAGATGATCGCGCCAATGAACAGCCACAGGGTGAACAGAAATTTGCCTTGCGTGAGCAGATAAGTCTTGCAGGTGGCATAGATCAGTTCCGAGACTTCAAGCATTGAGCGATGAACGGGCATCCGCTTGATCTGGGCGGATGTCATGAGACCGAACACGACGCCCGCGATGGAAACCACAAGTCCCACCCATAGTAGGTCGCGTCCGCCGACAAGCCCCCAGAGGAACTTGACACTATTCAGGTCGGGCAGGACGAGGCTCGCTTCACCGCCATGATGAACGGCCTCTTCCGCGGCGATTGATGGCGAGCATGATGCCAGCACGATCATTGCCATGACCAAACACACGCTCAACCCATGACGCCACCCGGCGAACATCGTCCAAACTGCAAATTCGGAAGTTGAGTCGACAGCGGGAGCAGCAAACCGGGCCATCCGCATTCGGAATACGTCCTGTTCAGAAAAATGAATGGGGGTTAATTAAGGGTTCGCAATAAACTAGCCGTAGTCCGTCCAGTAGGCAACGGTCGCTCGATTGTTGCTTGTTCAAAACTCGTTTTTGAGAATTTGATCACCGTGATCAACGGGCGTCATTCACTATTGATCGTTCATACAATTGGTTTGTCGTTCAATGACAAGTCCGTTAGAGCACGAAGGCGAGATGCCTGTACGGATCGTGATCATACCGCTCACGGTTACCTTTGTGGTCAATGTCAGGATGCAGAACTTCGCGTCGCTTACGATGTTTTTTGAGAAATCCGGCGAAATGCTTCCAATGCGCAATGGCGTGCTTCGTCATGGTCGACGATCGGTAATGGATACGCTTGATCCATTGTCACTCCCGCGGCGGTCAGCACGGATTGAGAAGCCGTCCAGGGGGCGTGAATCCACTTTGTTGGCAAATTCTTCAGTTCTGGCACCCAACGTCGAATGTAGTGGCCCTCGGCATCGAATTTCTGTGATTGCAGCACCGGATTGAAAATTCGAAAGAAAGGCGCTGCGTCGGCGCCACATCCCGCGGTCCATTGCCAACCCAGAGTGTTGCTGGCGAGATCGGCGTCGACGAGTGTGTCCCAAAACCATTCAGCTCCTTTTTGCCACGGAATTAAAAGGTCTTTGACCAAAAACGAAGCGACAATCATCCGCACGCGATTGTGCATCCAGCCTGTGGTCCAGAGCTCGCGCATCCCCGCGTCAACGATCGGATAGCCCGTCTGGCCAGTCTGCCATGCCTTCAGTCTTGGGTTGTCATTGATCCAAGGGAAGTTGGCAAATTCTGAACGCAGCGGTTCGCGAGGCGTGTTTGGGAAATGAAACAGCAAATGATGAGCGAACTCGCGCCAGCCGACTTCCTTGAGGAACGTTTCGGCAGATGTGGGATCTTGCGAATGTTGTCTGAGCCGTCTCTGAGTTTCATGCCAGATCGTTCGAGGGCTGATTTCGCCAAAATGCAGGTGGGGCGACAGACGCGAGGTCCCGTGGAGTGCTGGTAGATCTCGCATCGTCACATAGTCAAATACGGGCGACTCCAGGAAGCGATGCAATTCTTGCCTGGCCGCCTTTTCACCGGGGACCCATCGTTCGGCGAAACCCGTATCCCAAGCGATTGTCGGTCGAAGCGAAAGGTCGTTGAGTTTCGCCGATTTCGGCCACGGGCGTGGTGACAAAAAGTCCGAGGGGGCGGGTTCTGGTTCGTCAGGCGTTCTTTGGGTCAGGCATGTTTTCCAGAACGCAGTGAAAACCTGATACGGCCGCCCCTGTTTTGTCTCGATCTGCCACGGTTCAAACAGCAACTGCCCGTTAAAGCTCTGTGCGAGCACATTGCGTTGGCGCAGTTCGGTTTTGACGCGTGAATCTCGCTGGATGGCGGCCGGTTCGTAACGACGTGTCCAATAAACGGCGTCTGCGCCCGTGTCGTCGATCAGTGACAGGAGCTCCGTCAGGGCATTGCCCTGGCGAATGATCAGACGCGAGCCGAGTTCCTCTAGCTGTTCGTTCAATTGATGTAGCGAATGGTGCAGCCACCAGCGGCTGGCGGCCCCTGGAGGCCAGTCTCCGTCTTCATCGGGTGACCAGATATAGACTGGAATCACGGGTTCACCGCGCGCCACGGCCGCGACCAGTGCAGGTTGGTCCT from Schlesneria paludicola DSM 18645 carries:
- a CDS encoding cryptochrome/photolyase family protein; translation: MNESLQRIHASANSATIESTATTTSKSLDTMTHPSLVWFRHDLRLQDQPALVAAVARGEPVIPVYIWSPDEDGDWPPGAASRWWLHHSLHQLNEQLEELGSRLIIRQGNALTELLSLIDDTGADAVYWTRRYEPAAIQRDSRVKTELRQRNVLAQSFNGQLLFEPWQIETKQGRPYQVFTAFWKTCLTQRTPDEPEPAPSDFLSPRPWPKSAKLNDLSLRPTIAWDTGFAERWVPGEKAARQELHRFLESPVFDYVTMRDLPALHGTSRLSPHLHFGEISPRTIWHETQRRLRQHSQDPTSAETFLKEVGWREFAHHLLFHFPNTPREPLRSEFANFPWINDNPRLKAWQTGQTGYPIVDAGMRELWTTGWMHNRVRMIVASFLVKDLLIPWQKGAEWFWDTLVDADLASNTLGWQWTAGCGADAAPFFRIFNPVLQSQKFDAEGHYIRRWVPELKNLPTKWIHAPWTASQSVLTAAGVTMDQAYPLPIVDHDEARHCALEAFRRISQKTS